The nucleotide sequence CCGGGGCTACTCACGATAACTTTACTAACAGGGGCTGCAACAGTAATTTGCTCATAGATATGAGCAAAATTTTCCATCATGACCAATACACTTGCGCCACTATCGAGTAATTGCAATTCCAGCTCGCGCGCTGTGTATAGAGGATTAATGTTCACTACCACGTAGCCAGCTCGCAATACGCCAATCATCGCGACCATATACTCGATAACATTTGGATACATCAAGGCAATTCGAGCACCCTTCTCCAAATTTAGGCTCTGCAAATAGGATGCAAAGTCGATTGACAGACGATCAATCTGCCGATACGTAAAGGATTTTCCCATTGACTCAGCAATCTTGCGATTACCGAAGCGATCAAACGAAGTTTCAAAGAATTCTACAAGAGATGAATATGCCAATGGACTGATTTCCGGATCCACTCCAGAGGGATAATTCTTAATCCATGGTTTTGAGGCGCTCATGCCGTATTTAAATATCAGTAAGTAGCTAATTAGTCAGCAGCCTAAACAAACTTTTTGGCACCCTTAAAGACTTTTATAGCACCCCATCCTAAAGCCAAAACCTTGCTAGCCAATTTAGGCTTGTAATGCGCTAGAGCAGCAAAAGCACTTGTCCAAAGCAAAGGATTATCTCTAACGAAATGAAATGCGTCGATAGTCTTGTCAGCCCATGATAAAGGCTTTACCCAAGGCTCAAAGTGCCTTGCAAAATCAAGTCGCTCTCTCTGAGACTGCATTTGTAACTCAGAGCGTCTAAGTAGTAGACCTTTTATCTTTTGATTCATAAATTAGCGATTTAGCTCTTCAGCATCTTTTGCCAACTCAGCGATAGATGCCTCAAATAGTTTAGGCATCGTACGCAAAGACCGAATCACAATTAGAGCCAAAATAATGCCAATGGTTATAAATGCGCCAGTCAATAAACCAAGCACCAGGGTTCTGTCAGACTCCCAGCTATAAATCACGATTAATAGAGCAAGCATCACTAATCCAAAAAATAAAAAAAATAATGCGGACACTACCATCACAAGAGATTGCAGAAATTTACTTCTAGCAATTTGCACATCTATCGAGAGCAACTCTAAACGCGTTTGCGCAATCGATGCGCCTGTTGCCGCCAGATTTTTTATTGAGGACAGTAAGTTTTCTTGAGACATAATTACCTAGCGTCGACGAATAAATAATCCAATTAATAGACCCAATCCAGCAGCCACACCAATCGCCTCCCAAGGGTTTCGATGCACAAAATCATCCGCACCGGCAGCCACAACTTTTGCCTTATCGGCCAGATCACCCTCTAAGCTAGATATCTTTTCTTTTGCACCGGAAATTGTTTCCAACGCCTTGTTACGTAGGTTGCCAATGGTTTCGTCTGGATGATCCTGGGTTGCCTTGATTAACGTCTCCGCATCCGCAACTAGGGATTTAAATTCATCGATCAGTTGATCTGCTTGCTCTATTTTTTTTGCTGTCATGATAATTTCCTATGGTCATAGCTATTCTAAGCACTTCTGTAGCCAGACCCTAACAGCAATACAGTCATACCAGCGTTTGAGGCCTTGAAATGCCTCAAATACCGCTTCAGGCCGGGTCGTTTCTTTATTAACTCCAGATAGGCAGGGCTGCCATACGGCACATTTTCTCCGTAAATATACTCGTCCACTCGGTCTGCATAACGATTATTTTCTAAGGCCTCATGTATCGCCCTCTTGATATGCCCGCCCTGGCCAGATGAGCCATACCCATGAATGAGGATAACAGCCTTCACACCTAGCTCTAGAAATTCGCGAATTTTTACTGCGAGTATTTCTAATGCATCATCTACGCTAGGATTGCCGAGTTTTATATTGAATTCAATCACATCAACTGCCAATAACGGAATCTGAGGACTTCCACAGTGAGGGCAATCGCCAAATAGACTGCGAGCATTTCCACACTCAGAACATTCTGCTATCTGAGCCATAAAAGCTTAAATGCAACTTAAGAGCAGTATTTTGATTCGAGCGTGGCGGCGTTA is from Polynucleobacter sp. MWH-UH23A and encodes:
- a CDS encoding DUF883 family protein, with amino-acid sequence MTAKKIEQADQLIDEFKSLVADAETLIKATQDHPDETIGNLRNKALETISGAKEKISSLEGDLADKAKVVAAGADDFVHRNPWEAIGVAAGLGLLIGLFIRRR
- a CDS encoding phage holin family protein; the protein is MSQENLLSSIKNLAATGASIAQTRLELLSIDVQIARSKFLQSLVMVVSALFFLFFGLVMLALLIVIYSWESDRTLVLGLLTGAFITIGIILALIVIRSLRTMPKLFEASIAELAKDAEELNR
- a CDS encoding DNA mismatch repair protein MutS → MAQIAECSECGNARSLFGDCPHCGSPQIPLLAVDVIEFNIKLGNPSVDDALEILAVKIREFLELGVKAVILIHGYGSSGQGGHIKRAIHEALENNRYADRVDEYIYGENVPYGSPAYLELIKKRPGLKRYLRHFKASNAGMTVLLLGSGYRSA
- a CDS encoding YqjK-like family protein gives rise to the protein MNQKIKGLLLRRSELQMQSQRERLDFARHFEPWVKPLSWADKTIDAFHFVRDNPLLWTSAFAALAHYKPKLASKVLALGWGAIKVFKGAKKFV